The genomic segment GTCCACCTCGGGCATCGTCCGCACGCTGCGGCGCCTGGACCGGGAGAACGTCCCGCTCTACACCCTGCGGGCCTATGCCATGGACAAGGGCGTCCCGGCCAAGCGGACACCCGTGGAAATCCAGGTGACAGTGCTGGACGTCAACGACAACCCACCCGTCTTCGAACGGGATGAGTTCGACATCTTCGTGGAGGAGAACAGCCCCATCGGGCTGGTGGTGGCCCGCATCACGGCCACCGACCCTGACGAGGGCACGAACGCCCAGATCATGTACCAGATTGTGGAGGGCAACATCCCTGAGGTCTTCCAACTGGATATCTTCTCCGGCGAGCTCACGGCGCTGGCCGACCTGGACTACGAGACCAAGGCGGAGTACATCATCGTGGTGCAGGCCACCTCGGCCCCGCTGGTGAGCCGGGCCACCGTGCACGTCCGCCTGCGGGACACCAACGACAACAGCCCCCAGCTGAGGAACTTCGAGATCCTCTTCAACAACTACATCACCAACCGCTCGGGCAGCTTCCCCAGCGGCGTCATCGGCCGCATCCCGGCCCACGACCCCGACGTCTCCGACACCCTCACCTACACCTTCGAGCAGGGCAACGAGCTCAACCTGGTGCTGCTGGACCCCGGCACGGGTGAGCTGCGCCTCAGCCGGGCCCTGGACAACAACCGCCCGCTGGAGGCCGTCATGAAGGTCTCGGTGTCAGGTACGGCCCtggggtggccgggggggggggggcggggaggatttggggggggtgcCCCCAAGGTTTGGGGATGGGGAGCTCCGTATGGGTGCTCCCCACCTTGggggctgcctcctgcctggtgtgtgtgtgtgtggggggggtgcttCATTTTGGGGTCCCACCACCGCGATACAGTGGTGCTGATAGGGGTGGGGGGGCTCAGCCCTTTGGTGCACCCATGTGGGTGTCCAGCTGGGAAGGCCATGGggacgttccccccccccccccccccagcctggaAATCCTGGATGGGGACAACTGGGGTCCCCAGcacccccttttccttcctcatCCCTGTCCATGGCTCAAGGGtgttggctgggggggggggcaagaccCCAGTGCTTGTTTTCTGGGGGGGGGATCCAGGACCCTGAtgcatgtttgggggggggggcaccaggaCCCACGGCAGtgcatttgggggggggtcctggcacAGAGATGCAtgtgtccgggggggggggcaggacccaTCACtgctatttggggggggggggcaaggcccGGTGCATGGGTTTGGAGGGGTCCCGGCACCCCGATGTGCCTGTtcggggggggtcccaggtcccggtatgtgtgttttgggggggccGCCGGCAGGAAGAAGGTGGCAGCCGGCCAAGGGGGAGGCGCGTGGTGCATTTTGGGGTTGGTCCCATGGGTGCTGCCGGGGGGGTGCTGCGTGGCGCTGGGGGTGACGGGGCAGCAGggggctcccatgggtgccccatgttgggggggggggcaggacgcctgggcccccctccCCGCGTGGGGCCGGAGCGGACGCCCGGGGTCCCTTTCTCCGGGGGCCGACTctgccctgcctcagtttcccccttaaCCTGCCCCCGCCGAGggcacgtgggggggggggggcaaggacCCCCCCGTTGTCCCCTTGCTTGTccctgggggggggacgggacccTCCCTTCCCCGACCCCTCCGTCGCGGCCGGGTTCTGCCCCCGGCAGGCAGCGGGCAGgcaggagcccaggcgtccgggcacaaAGGGTCccatccgtgtcccccccccccccccaattcgcGGGCTGTgccccccgccggcgcgggggcagccgggagggagccggagccgggggcaAACAAAAGCTCCGGCCATAGCtgggcccccgcggccgcggccatGGCAACCTGCCCCCCGGCCACCGCCACGGGCCACCggtcccgccgctgccgctgccggcatTCCCCCGCCCCGGCATGGCCCCCTGCATTCCCCCCCCTCCATCCCGCCCCGGCATggccccctgcatcccccccatcctgccccagcgTTGCCCTCCTTcgcctccctccatccctccttccgtGGCCTCGCTATCCCTTCTTCCTTCCCGCCCTCTCTCCATTGGaaccctccatccctccattcctccatccctccatccctccttccgtGGCCTCGCTATCCCTTCTTCCTTCCCACCTTCTCTCCGTTGGTACCCTCCATCCTTCCTTCCATGGCCTCGCTatcccttcttccttcctgccttctctCCATTGGtatcctccatccctccatccctccttccatgGCCTCGCTATCCCTTCTTCCTTCCCACCTTCTCTCCGTTGGtaccctccatccctccatcccatcccgctccctccatccctccgccaacccctccctcccctcgcctGTCCCCGTgctccctccatccatctgtccggCCACTGTCCCTCCCTCCGCCtgttctccatccctccatcctccctccgtcccccccatcccaggcaccctgtGCCCCCCACCCAGGACCCTGGAGGGGGAGGCCACCCGCCTTGGGGAGGGGACACCCAAGGAGGGTCCCCAGCACCGTGTCACCCAGCACCGGGGCTCGGCAGCAGCGGTGGCACTGCCCAATGCTGGGGACCGGGACGGGTGTCCCCCACCCGCCGGCACCCATCCGCCCGGCGAGCGGTGGCCGGGCCACCACGTCCCTAACGTCCTCCGGCCTCCCGCAGACGGCGTCCACAGCGCGACGGCCCAGTGCACGCTGCGGGTGACGGTGATCACGGACGAGATGCTGAGCAACAGCATCACGCTGCGCCTGGCCGACATGTCGCAGGAGCGCTTCCTCTCGCCGCTGCTCAGCCTCTTCCTCGAGGGGGTGGCGGCGGTGCTGGCCGCCCCCCGCCACCGCGTCGTCCTCTTCAACATCCAGACGGACACGGACGTGCGGGCCGCCCGCATCCTCAACGTGAGCCTCTCGGTGCTGCTGCCGGCCTCGGCGCGCGGCGCCCGCTTCTTCTCCTCcgaggagctgcaggagcgccTCTACCTCAACCGCTCGCTGCTGGCCGCCATCTCGGCGCAGCGGGTGCTGCCCTTCGACGACAACGTCTGCCTGCGCGAGCCCTGCGAGAACTACATGCGCTGCGTCTCCGTGCTCAAGTTCGACAGCTCGGCGCCCTTCCTCGCCTCCGACACCATCCTCTTCCGGCCCATCCACCCCGTGACGGGCCTGCGCTGCCGTTGCCCGCCCGGCTTCACCGGCGACTACTGCGAGACCGAGATCGACCTCTGCTATTCCAGCCCCTGCGGGAGCAACGGGAGGTGCCGGAGCCGCGAGGGCGGCTACACGTGCGAGTGCCACGAGGACTTCACCGGTGagagcccggcgcggggcggcaccCGCCACCGGCTGTCCCCTCCTGCGCTGTCCCTCCGTCGTCCTTCCTGTCATCCCTTCATCCAGCTCCTCTTCAGCCCTCCATCGTCAGTCCCTTCCTCTGCTGTCCCTCCATCATCTGTCCCGTCATCCCTTCATCCAGCTCCTCTTCAGCCCTCCATCATCAGTCCCTTCCTCTGCCATCCCTCCATCGTCCGTCCTGTCATCCCTTCATCCAGCTCCTCTTCAGCCCTCCATCGTCAGTCCCTTCCTCTGCTGTCCCTCCATCATCTGTCCCGTCATCCCTTCATCCAGCTCCTCTTCAGCCCTCCATCGTCAGTCCCTTCCTCTGCCGTCCCTCCATCATCCGTCCCGTCATCCCTTCATCCAGCTCCTCTTCAGCCCTCCATCGTCAGTCCCTTCCTCTGCTGTCCTTCCATCATCCTTCCCATCATCCCTTCATCCAGCTCCTCTTCAGCCCTCCGtcatctctctttctctgctatCCCTGTCATCCGTCCCATCATCCCTTCATCCAGCTCCCCTTCAGCCCTCCATCAtctctccccttctctgccaTCCCTCCGTCATCCTTCCCCGTCAGCTCTCCGCTGCCCATCCCTCTGCTATCCCTCCCTCCATCCGTTCCCCTCTTTGTCTCCATCAACTTTATCTTCCTCCACTCATTCTTCCCTGTCTCTACTTCCTTCCGTCAGCTTTGTCCAGCTCTCCACCATCCCCCTTTCCCTCTGCTATTTCTCCATCTATTCCCTGCTCCATCCCTCATCCTCCATctgtccctccctccatccctctgctTATCCCATCTGttcctccctccatccctttctctctccatccctccatctacGCATCCTTCTCACCCTTAGCTTGTCATCCCTCCGTCATCCCTCCATCATCCCTCTGTCATCCCTCCATCCCTGTCTCCTCCCACCCCGCCATCCTAAAGTGCTTTGTGCAGCAGGTCTGGGGGGAGATGGGCACCACTGGGCACCTCGGGGTGGGCAGAGCTTGGGGGACACCCTGGGGGTGCCGAGGACCccgtggtgggggggggttggagACACCCTGGGGTGCTGAGGATGCTGGGGGGACTGGGGAAACCCTGGGGGGGGGTCATGGATGCCCGGGGGAGCTTGGAGGCGCCTTGGGGTGCCAAGGATGCTGGGGGGGTGTTGAGGACACCACGGAGGGGCTGGGGACACCCTGGAGTGTCGAGGACACCACGGAGGggctggggacaccctggggtgCTGAGATGCCCTGGGTGGGGGGGCCGGACACCCTGTGGGACCCTGGCTCACCCATGGagcagctgcccccccccacagTGTCCTTGGCCATCTGCTCCCGGCCACAcgtggggggacggggacactggGGGCAGCCCCGCGCTGGGCCTCCTGGGCACCCCACACCCCGTCCCGGGGGGATGAGCCCCTCTGGGCTCAGCTTTACACcaaggggggggggcacccagattttttggggggggggttgtctctTGGTTGCCACGGCGATGGGAGGCGGTTGCCACGGCGACGGAGCTGGGGCTAAAGCAGCTTTGGAGAccacgtcgggggggggggggggggagcatccCCGTGGGGGGTGggggccaggacgcctgggcccacccgtggaggggggggggggtgccccccAGTCCCCGGGGGGGCCGGTGCCAGGCGGTGCGTCGCGCAGGGGAGCGCTGCGAGCTGAACGCCCGCCTGGGCCGCTGCGCGCCGGGCGTCTGCCGCAACGGGGGCACCTGCGTCAACCTGCTGGTGGGGGGCTTCCGCTGCGAGTGCCCCCCCGGGCACTACGAGAAGCCCTTCTGCGCCATGAGCACCCGCAGCTTCCCCCCGCACTCCTTCGTCACCTACCGGGGGCTGCGCCAACGCTTCCACTTCACCCTCGCCCTCACGTGAGCGCCCGCCCGCCCATGCGGCCTGACGCTGCGGTGATGGGCACGGGATGCGGGGCATCCCGGGGGGGCTCAGGGCGACAGGGCGCGGGGCGTCCTGGGGGACATGGGGTGATGGGGTGCGGGGCAATGGGGTACGGGGCGTCCTGGGGGGGCTCAGGGTGTCCCAATCCATGCAGGGTAACGGGGCATGTGACATCCCGGCGGGCACAGGGTAATGGGACACGGGGCGTCCTGGTGGGCACGGGGCAGCGGGACATGGGGCATCCTTGGGGGGCACGGGGTAAGTGGGCATGGGGCAAGGCTGGGGGGGGTAACAAGGCGTGCCTGGGGGACATGGGGCACATGGGGGGGGGAGACACAGGGCGTGGGGCACGCCTGGGGGCACCAAGGGACATCTAGGGGGCACAGGGTGGCGGGGCACGGGGTGATGGGGCACAGGGGGGGACACAGGGCATGGGGCTTGCCTTGGGGGTCACAGGGTGCGGGGACATGCCTGGGGGGTCCGGGGTAACAGGGGACAGGGTGGCAGCATGTGGGGAGGTGCCTGGGGGGCCCGGGGTAGCAGGACACGTTTGGGGGGCACAGGGCAACGGGCAGGGAGGACATGCTTGGGGCCACCACACACCAGGGCACGGGTTGACGTCTAATGGGGACGGGGCAACGGGGCGCACGTGGGACGGGGCCCTGGGGGCGTCGGGGCCGTGGGGCTGGCCCTCACCTCCCCCCCCTTGACCCCCCCCAGGTTTGCCACCAAGGAGCGGGACGGGCTGCTGCTCTACAACGGGCGCTTCAACGAGAAGCACGACTTCGTGGCGCTGGAGATCGTCGGCGAGCAGGTCCAGCTCACCTTCTCGGCAGGTAGCCACCCGCctggccccccaccccccccggtcCCCTCCCGGGGCCGGTGCCGCGGCCTCACGCGCGCGGTGCCCGCAGGCGAGTCCACGACCACGGTGTCGCCGTTCGTGCCGGGCGGCGTGAGCGACGGGCAGTGGCACCGGGTGCAGCTGCACTACTACAACAAGGTGAGGGATGGGGCGCCgggtgcagggatgggggatggagagagggaggcaTGGAAGGATGGATGGAGCAGGGTAGATGGAGGAATGGAGATGGTAGATGGTAGATGGAGGGTGGGTGGACAGAGGGATGGAGAAGTGAATAGGATGGAGGAATGGGGGACAGGcatggatggagggaaggaaggatggtggagaggagcagggatggaggtttggagggagggaggatgggggatggagagagagaggcatgGATATCTGGATGGatggggaaggagggatggaaggatggatggagGATAGGTGGATGAagagagggagggatggaggggagcAGGGATAGAAGTCTGGATGGATGGGGGATGGAGGAAAGGAGGAATGGAAAGATGGAGGGAGGATAggtggatggagagagggaggggagcagggatggAGATCCAGATGGATGGatgtggggtggagggagggatggaaggatggatggatggaggataggtggatggagagagggaggggtggaggggaGCAGGGATGGAGGTCTGGATGGAGGGACGGAGGACAGAGGGAGGGCTGGAAGGATGGATGAAGGGTGGGTAGATGGAGGAATGGAGAGGTGGCCGGCCGGTCGACCAGAGGGGACGGCGGCCGGAGACTCAACCCTGcccgccggcgcccgcagccCGTGCTGGGGAAGTCGGGGCTGCCGCAGGGCCCCTCGGAGCAGAAGGTGGCCGTGGTGACGGTGGACGACTGCGACGCCGGCATGGCCCTCAAGTTCGGCGCCGTCCTGGGCAACTACTCGTGCGCCGCGCAGGGCACCCAGTCGGGCACCAAGAAGTGAGGCcgggtggtggcggcggcggcgggtgggggggggggggacgatgcGGCGCCCACCGCGACGCCGGCCACCCGCCCGCAGGTCGCTGGACCTGACGGGGCCGCTGCTGCTGGGCGGCGTGCCCACGCTGCCCGAGAGCTTCCCCGTGCGCAGCCGCCACTTCGTGGGCTGCATGCGGCACCTGCACGTCGACGAGCGCCCCGTCGACCTGGCCACCTTCGTGGCCAACAACGGCACCCTGCCAggtggcgggggcggcggggggggctggGTTAattcccccgggggggggggggtctctgtgcCCCTGGGTGTGGGggcatgtggggctgggggataCGGGGCTGGGGGAGCGCTGAGCCGGGGGGCTGCTTAGGGGTTTGGGAGGGGGTCgtggggctggagaggggggtctgggggggtgtcgtgggtctggggggggtctggggggtgcagggccagGGCAGTGCCCGGGGGGGGTCTCTGTGTCCCTGTGCATGGGggcatgtggggctgggggataTGGGGCTGGGGGAGTGCTGAGCCGGGGGGATGGttaggggtttggggggggtcaTGGGGCTGGATAGGGGAGTCTGGGGGGGGTGTCGGGGgtctggggggtgcagggccagGGCAGTGCCTGGGGGTCTCTGTGCCCCTGTGCATgtgggtgtggggctggggggatatggggctgggggggcgccGAGCCGTGGGACTAGttaggggtctggggggggggtgtcatgggtctggggggggggggtcttggggggtgcAGGGCCAGGGCAGTGCCCGGGGGGGGTCTCTGTGCCCCTGGGCATGGGGGTATGTGGGGCTGGGGGATacggggctgtgggggtgccgaGCCGTGGGGCTGGATAGGGGTCTGGCAGAGGGAGGGGGGGGTGCCGTGGGTGccgtggggggggtgggggggtcgcAGGGCCGGCAGCTGCCCGCGCCCGCAGGCTGCGCCGCCAAGAAAACCTCCTGCGCCGCGGGCACCTGCCGCAACGGCGGCACCTGCGTGCACGAGTGGGACGGCTTCGGCTGCCAGTGCGCGCCGGGCTTCGGCGGCCGCACCTGCGAGGAAGGTACCCACGGGGGGGGCACGGgcacgggggggggacggggacacacgGCTCCCGGCTCACGCTGCGGCTGCCCGCAGAGATGGCCGGTGCGCAGCGCTTCCTGGGCAGCAGCCTGGTGGCCTGGAGCGGGCTGGCGCTGCCGCTGGCGCTGCCCTGGCACCTGGCGCTCATGTTCCGCacgcggcagccccgcggcttgctgctgcgcgccgccgccgggcccctgGCCGCCGTCACCCTGCAGgttgggccgggggggggggcattgcttggggggggggggtgcattgcACCCGGGTGGGGGGCATtgcacggggtgggggggtgcattgcaccgggggggggggggcattgcacggggtggggggggtgcatTGCACCGGGGGGGTGCATtgcacggggtgggggggtgcattGCACCGGGGGTGGGGGGCAttgcacggggtggggggggtgcatTGCACCGGGGGGGGGCATTGCACGGGGTGGGAGGcattgcttgggggggggggtgcattgcACCGGGGGTGGGGGGCATTGCACGGGGTGCGGGGCATTGCCCGGGGTGCGGGGCACGGCCGGTGCCGGGGAAGGGGGGGATTGCACAGCGTAGGGGCAGTGTCCAAgggggcctggggcagtgctggggggggggggtttggccGTGGTGGGGGGGCATTGCCCCTGGGTGGGGGTGGGAGCGGTGCTGGGGGGGGCAGTtgcctggggtggggggctggggcagtgctgggggtaTTGCCCTGGGGGGCAGGCggcggtgctgggggggggaggtatTGCCCATGGTGGGGGGCgttgcctggggtgggggggcaggggcagtgctgggagctgggggggggggtcattccCTGGGGTGGGGGGCTGGGGCTCCACCAGGGATATTGCcctttggggaagggggggtaTTGCCCtagggggggcagggggcagtgccGGGGGGGGGAGCATTGCCCATACTGGGGGGGCattgcctggggtggggggggccagTGCCAAGGAGGCAattgcctggggggggggggcactgccaGGGTATTTCCCTGGGGGGGGTATTTCCCTGGGGGGGGGTATTTcttggggggggctggggcagccctgggggggatatttcccttgggggggggggtccctgggggcagTTGGGCGGGTGCAGACCGccccggggatgggggggggggggggggacgccctGACGTCTCTCTCGGCAGCTGAGCGAGGGGCAGGCGGAGGCAGGAGTGTGGCAGGGGGGCTCCCGCCTGGCCTGGCTGCGGCTGCCCCACGCCAAGGTCAACGACGGCGACTGGCACCACGTGCAGCTGGAGCTGCGGggggcccccggccgccccccgcccgccgccctgcTCCTCCTGGCCCTCGACTACGGCCGCCACCAGGTGCccgcggcgggcagggctggcgcgggggaaaccgaggcaccgcCGgctcggggcagggggggggggggacaccccgcTGTCCCCGAGCGGGCGGCTCAGGGGCGCTGTGCCCGCAGGCGGTGGCCGACGTGGCCGGCGAGCTGCAGGGGCTGCGGCTGCGGACGCTGAGCGTGGGCGGCCTGGCGGGGGACGACGGTGAGGTGCAGCAGGGCTTCCGCGGCTGCCTCCAGGTaccggcgcgcggcgggggcacGGATGCGCCGGCACGGGGACGTGGGCATGGGCGTGGGGACATGGGTTTGTGCATAGGGcatgggcacagggacatgggtgcagggacacagggacatgggtaAGCACATAGGGCATggtcacagggacatggggacatgggtatgggcacagggacatgggcacagggacatggggacatgggtaTGTACATGGgtgcagggacacggggacatgggtatgggcacagggacatgggcacAGGAACATGGAGACATGGGTATGGGCACAGGCACATAGGTATGGGGGCATGGGCACAGGGCATGGGCACAGGGACACGGGtatgggacacggggacaggggtatgggcacagggacatgggtgcagggacatggggacatggataTGTGCATAGGGcatgggcacagggacatggatgcagggacacggggacatgggcaTAGGGCATGGGCACAGGGATGtgggtgcagggacatggggacatgggtatgggcacagggacatgggtgCGGGGACATGGGTATGGGCATAGGGTGcagacacagggacatggggacatggtcaCAGGGCATGGGGTATGGGcagggggcatggggacatggatgTGGGCATATGGGTGAGAGGACATGGGCATGGGGACATAGGCATGGCACTTGGGCACAGGAACATGGGTGTGGGCACAGCGCATGGAGACGTGGTCGTATGGGTGAGGGGACATGGGCACAGGGGTATGGAGACATGGGCAGATGGGCAAGAGCACGTGGGGTCATGGGCACGGGGTCATGGGGATACGGTCACAGGGCACGGGTATGGGGCGTGGGGACATGGTATGGGCATAGGGCATGGACACACGGTCACCTGGGTGAGGGGACAGGGGCGCAGGGATTTGGGGGCATGGACACAAGGGCATGGAGACATGGGCATACGGGCAAGAGCAGATGGGGACGTAGGTGTGGGGACATGGGTATGGGCATGGGGCATGGGACATACAGGCAAGAGGACCCGAGGGCATAAACTTGTGGCCGGGGAGGacgggggccgggcgggagggcggcggtggcggcggcggtgacggGCGCCCCGTGGCAGGGCGTGCGCGTGGGCGAGACGGCGGCCAGCGCGGTGGCGCTGAACGTCGACCAGGCGGCGCGGGTGAACGTGGAGCAGGGCTGCGCCGTGCCCGACCCCTGCGACTCCAGCCCCTGCCCGGGCAACAGCTACTGCAGTGACGATTGGGACAGTTTCTCCTGCAGCTGCGACCCGGGTGAGGGCCCCGGCGCTGCCACCTCCCCTGCCACCCCCTCGGCGGTGCAGTCCCCCCCGGCGCAGCCTGAAGGCAATGCCACCCCCTTGGGCACTGCCACCCCTTGGACAATGCTGCACCAGGCACTGTCACTCACTGAGCGCTGTCACCTGGGCACTGCCACCCTCTGGGCGCTGCCACCCTCTGGgcactgccacctcctgccaCTGTCATCTGGCCACTGCCACCCCTGGCAATGCCACCCCCTGGGCACTGCCACCCCTTGGGCAATACTGCACCAGGCACTGTCACCCACTGAGTGCTGTCACCTGGGCACTGCCACCCCCTAGCACTGCTGTCCTGGGCACTGCCATCCCCCTGGCACTGTCATCTGGCCACTGCCACCCCTGGCAATGCCACTGCCTCAGGCACTGTCATCCCTTGGGCAATGCTGCACCAGGCACTGTCACCCACTGAGTGCTGTCACCTGGGCACTGCCACCCTCTGGGCACTGCCACCCCCTGCCACTGCTACCCTGGGCACTGCCACCCCCTAGCACTGTTGTCCTGGGCACTGCCATCCCCCTGGCACTGTCATCTGGCCACTGCCACCCCTGGCAATGCCACTGCCTCAGGCACTGCCACCCCTTGGGTAATGCTGCACCAGGCACTGTCACCCACTGAGCGCTGTCACCTGGGCACTGCCACCCCCTGGCACTGCTGTCCTGGGCACTGCCACCCCCCAGCACTGCCACCCTTGGCAATGTCCCCCCCACGGGCACTGCCACCCCTCGGGCAACGCTGCTCCAGGACCCGCGCCCCGCGCCTGAGGGTGCTGACCACCCGGCGCGGGGCACCCGGCGCATGTCCCGAGTTGTGCCCGTTCTCCCACGGTGGCGGCGCAGGCTACTACGGTGACAGCTGCGTCAGCGCCTGCGCCCTCAACCCCTGCGAGCACCGGGCCACCTGCGCGCGCAAGCCGGGCTCCTCGCGGGGCTACGCCTGCGAGTGTCCCCACGGCTACTTCGGGCCCTACTGCGAGCACAAGTgagtggcggcggcagcgggggggcggtggcgggcgGGTGGCCGCGCGCCGGCAATGCCACCGTCCCCGGCCACGCCGTGCCGTGCCCTGTCGCCCGCCCAGGTTCGACCAGCCGTGCCcgcggggctggtggggccaccCCACGTGCGGCCCCTGCAGCTGCGACGTCGCCAAGGGCTTCGACCCCGACTGCAACAAGACCACGGGCGAGTGCCGCTGCAAGGTGAgcgcgcggggacggg from the Apteryx mantelli isolate bAptMan1 chromosome 25, bAptMan1.hap1, whole genome shotgun sequence genome contains:
- the CELSR2 gene encoding LOW QUALITY PROTEIN: cadherin EGF LAG seven-pass G-type receptor 2 (The sequence of the model RefSeq protein was modified relative to this genomic sequence to represent the inferred CDS: deleted 1 base in 1 codon), coding for MAALFDSRSDALFAMDPASGAVTTAAPLDRESKSTHVFRVTAVDHGTPRRTALATLTVTVSDANDHDPVFEQAEYRESVRENLEVGYEVLTVRATDGDAGPNANILYRLLNARGPNEVFEIDPRSGVIRTRGPVDREAVEAYELLVEAADQGQEPGPRSATATVRIAVEDDNDNAPQFSEKRYVAQVPEDVAPNSAVLRVTATDRDKGSNALVHYSIISGNTRGHFYIDAQTGAVDVVSPLDYEASKEYTLRIRAQDGGRPPLSNISGLVTVQVLDVNDNAPIFVSTPFQATVLENVPVGYSVIHIQAIDADSGDNSRLVYSLLETGTGFPFAINNSTGWIVVASELDREAVDFYSFGVEAQDQGSPPMASSASVSITVLDVNDNSPEFTQREYSARLNEDAAVGTSVLTVSAIDRDANSVITYQISSGNTRNRFSITSQSGGGLISLALPLDYKLERQYLLTITASDGTRQDMAQVIVNVTDANTHRPVFQSSHYTVNINEDRPVGTTVVVISATDEDTGENARITYLMEDSIPQFKIDPDTGAVTTQMELDYEDQVSYTLAITARDNGIPQKSDTTYLEILVSDVNDNAPQFLHDGYQGSVYEDVPAFTSVLQVSATDRDSGLNGRVFYTFQGGDDGEGDFIIESTSGIVRTLRRLDRENVPLYTLRAYAMDKGVPAKRTPVEIQVTVLDVNDNPPVFERDEFDIFVEENSPIGLVVARITATDPDEGTNAQIMYQIVEGNIPEVFQLDIFSGELTALADLDYETKAEYIIVVQATSAPLVSRATVHVRLRDTNDNSPQLRNFEILFNNYITNRSGSFPSGVIGRIPAHDPDVSDTLTYTFEQGNELNLVLLDPGTGELRLSRALDNNRPLEAVMKVSVSDGVHSATAQCTLRVTVITDEMLSNSITLRLADMSQERFLSPLLSLFLEGVAAVLAAPRHRVVLFNIQTDTDVRAARILNVSLSVLLPASARGARFFSSEELQERLYLNRSLLAAISAQRVLPFDDNVCLREPCENYMRCVSVLKFDSSAPFLASDTILFRPIHPVTGLRCRCPPGFTGDYCETEIDLCYSSPCGSNGRCRSREGGYTCECHEDFTGERCELNARLGRCAPGVCRNGGTCVNLLVGGFRCECPPGHYEKPFCAMSTRSFPPHSFVTYRGLRQRFHFTLALTFATKERDGLLLYNGRFNEKHDFVALEIVGEQVQLTFSAGESTTTVSPFVPGGVSDGQWHRVQLHYYNKPVLGKSGLPQGPSEQKVAVVTVDDCDAGMALKFGAVLGNYSCAAQGTQSGTKKSLDLTGPLLLGGVPTLPESFPVRSRHFVGCMRHLHVDERPVDLATFVANNGTLPGCAAKKTSCAAGTCRNGGTCVHEWDGFGCQCAPGFGGRTCEEEMAGAQRFLGSSLVAWSGLALPLALPWHLALMFRTRQPRGLLLRAAAGPLAAVTLQLSEGQAEAGVWQGGSRLAWLRLPHAKVNDGDWHHVQLELRGAPGRPPPAALLLLALDYGRHQAVADVAGELQGLRLRTLSVGGLAGDDGEVQQGFRGCLQGVRVGETAASAVALNVDQAARVNVEQGCAVPDPCDSSPCPGNSYCSDDWDSFSCSCDPGYYGDSCVSACALNPCEHRATCARKPGSSRGYACECPHGYFGPYCEHKFDQPCPRGWWGHPTCGPCSCDVAKGFDPDCNKTTGECRCKENHYRPAGSDACLLCDCYPTGSLSRVCDAASGQCQCKAGVIGRHCDRCDNPFAEVTASGCEVNYDSCPRAIEANIWWPRTRFGLPAAAPCPKGSIGTAVRHCDEHKGWLPPNLFNCTSLAFAALKGFAERLVRNESALDTAQSQRVALQLHNATRHTAAYFGSDVRLAYQLSARLLQHESAQRGFRLAATQDVHFTENLLRVGSALLDASNKRHWDLIQQTEGGTAWLLKHFEDYASALAQNMRQTYLSPFTIVTPNIVVSVVRLDKVNFAGARLPRYEALRGEKPPDLETTVILPESVFRPAEGRPPSAGHGKPPQGAGGQEAEDEEAEEEEEEEEEEEEEEVPLVTRHKRHPELSEGQAIASVIIYRTLAGLLPRAV